From Sceloporus undulatus isolate JIND9_A2432 ecotype Alabama chromosome 6, SceUnd_v1.1, whole genome shotgun sequence, one genomic window encodes:
- the LOC121935687 gene encoding major prion protein homolog yields the protein MKGKYLVSCSIATIMLLLLADVIDSRGSRGRSRGSKSRSGIFRSHSSSTQKGNHRTYMNSAGSSSRSVYKPARPTQNAFPSKHHPADVPYVPGYSSLHPKNGGGSSWDQPNERPWKSKPPQTKLKYLAGAAAAGVAVGAVGGFLVGREMSRMNFHFRYPEEERWWHKNRNLYPDRVYFPNYNEQPVPEEVFLRDCANVTVREFINSSGKETTNDIETRVVTQVVHQMCTEEYRGSFLRQAGGGNFGKKSVTRKTAGAGITGFEGGPNNGYGMAMALHVSFLMMPFYLISLHYY from the coding sequence ATGAAGGGGAAGTATCTGGTCAGCTGCTCAATAGCAACTATCATGCTTCTGCTTTTGGCTGATGTCATTGACTCCAGAGGATCAAGAGGCAGATCCAGAGGTTCTAAATCTCGTTCTGGTATTTTTAGGTCTCATTCTAGCAGTACCCAAAAAGGGAACCATAGGACATATATGAACTCTGCAGGGAGCTCTAGCAGATCTGTTTATAAACCTGCCCGTCCTACACAGAATGCCTTCCCCTCAAAACACCATCCTGCTGATGTCCCTTATGTTCCTGGATATTCTTCATTACATCCTAAAAATGGTGGAGGAAGCAGCTGGGACCAACCCAATGAAAGGCCATGGAAGTCAAAGCCACCCCAAACCAAATTAAAGTATTTGGCTGGAGCTGCTGCTGCAGGTGTTGCAGTAGGAGCTGTTGGTGGCTTCCTTGTAGGTCGAGAAATGTCCAGGATGAATTTTCATTTTAGGTACCCTGAGGAGGAACGGTGGTGGCATAAAAACCGCAATTTGTATCCCGATCGGGTTTATTTTCCAAATTACAATGAGCAGCCAGTCCCAGAGGAAGTCTTCCTAAGAGACTGTGCGAATGTCACGGTGAGAGAATTCATTAACTCCAGCGGGAAAGAAACCACCAATGATATAGAAACCAGGGTTGTGACACAAGTGGTACATCAAATGTGCACCGAGGAGTATCGTGGCAGCTTCTTGAGACAGGCAGGAGGAGGCAACTTCGGGAAGAAATCAGTGACAAGAAAAACAGCAGGAGCAGGTATCACTGGTTTTGAAGGGGGACCCAACAATGGTTATGGCATGGCTATGGCTCTACATGTCTCCTTTTTGATGATGCCCTTCTATCTGATAAGCCTTCATTATTATTGA